A part of Streptococcus porcinus genomic DNA contains:
- a CDS encoding PTS sugar transporter subunit IIC, whose amino-acid sequence MELFLAPLNWFSQNILQNPAFFVGLLVLIGYMLLNKPPHEVFAGFIKATVGYLILNVGAGGLVTTFRPILVALAKKFELKAAVIDPYFGLAAANAKLEGMGFISVATTALLIGFGVNILLVALRKVTKIRTLFITGHIMVQQAATISVFVLLLIPQFQNAFGAWAVGIICGLYWAVSSNMTVEATQRLTGGGGFAIGHQQQFAIWFVDKVAPFFGKKEENLDNLKLPTFLSIFHDTVVASATLMLVFFGGILAVLGPDIMSNVKLIGPGAFVPAKQAFFMYILQTSLTFSVYLFILMQGVRMFVSELTNAFQGISNKLLPGSFPAVDVAASYGFGSSNAVLSGFAFGLIGQLITITLLVVFKNPILIITGFVPVFFDNAAIAVFADKRGGWKAAVALSFISGVIQVALGAIAVGLLDLAGGYHGNIDFEFPWLAFGYIFKYLGILGYIVVCLFFLAIPQLQFAKAKDKEAYYRGEAQPK is encoded by the coding sequence ATGGAATTGTTCCTAGCTCCCCTAAATTGGTTCTCGCAAAATATTTTGCAGAATCCAGCTTTTTTTGTAGGTCTTTTGGTACTGATTGGGTACATGCTACTCAATAAACCTCCGCATGAAGTTTTTGCCGGTTTCATTAAAGCAACAGTCGGCTATTTAATTTTGAACGTTGGTGCGGGTGGTCTTGTTACTACATTTAGACCGATTTTAGTGGCTTTAGCTAAGAAATTTGAATTGAAAGCGGCAGTTATTGACCCTTATTTTGGTTTGGCAGCAGCAAATGCCAAGTTGGAAGGTATGGGGTTCATTAGCGTTGCCACTACTGCCTTGCTGATTGGGTTTGGGGTTAACATTCTATTGGTAGCTCTTCGTAAAGTGACTAAGATTCGTACTCTTTTTATTACGGGTCACATTATGGTCCAACAAGCAGCAACTATTTCTGTTTTTGTCCTTCTTTTAATCCCGCAATTTCAAAATGCTTTTGGAGCATGGGCAGTAGGTATTATTTGTGGACTTTATTGGGCAGTAAGCTCTAATATGACGGTTGAAGCTACTCAACGCTTGACTGGCGGTGGAGGTTTTGCTATTGGCCACCAACAACAATTTGCGATTTGGTTCGTGGATAAAGTAGCTCCCTTCTTTGGTAAAAAAGAAGAAAACCTTGATAATCTGAAGTTACCAACTTTTCTAAGTATTTTCCATGATACTGTTGTTGCTTCAGCTACTTTAATGTTAGTCTTCTTCGGTGGGATTCTAGCTGTACTTGGTCCAGACATCATGTCTAATGTTAAGTTAATTGGACCTGGAGCTTTTGTACCTGCTAAGCAAGCCTTCTTCATGTACATTCTACAGACATCACTTACTTTCTCAGTTTATCTTTTTATCTTGATGCAAGGGGTGCGGATGTTTGTTTCTGAGTTAACCAATGCCTTCCAAGGTATTTCTAACAAACTCTTGCCGGGATCATTCCCTGCTGTTGATGTTGCAGCTTCTTATGGTTTTGGATCATCAAATGCAGTTCTTTCAGGATTTGCCTTTGGTCTTATTGGCCAATTGATAACCATTACATTATTAGTTGTCTTTAAAAATCCAATTCTAATCATCACAGGTTTTGTACCGGTCTTCTTTGATAATGCAGCTATTGCCGTTTTCGCAGATAAACGCGGTGGTTGGAAAGCAGCAGTTGCCTTATCCTTTATTTCTGGTGTGATCCAGGTTGCTTTAGGTGCTATTGCAGTTGGCTTACTTGATTTAGCTGGTGGTTACCATGGAAATATCGACTTCGAGTTCCCTTGGTTAGCTTTTGGTTATATCTTCAAATATTTGGGCATCCTTGGTTATATCGTCGTATGTCTCTTCTTCTTAGCTATTCCACAATTACAATTTGCTAAGGCTAAAGATAAAGAAGCTTACTACCGTGGTGAAGCACAACCAAAATAA
- a CDS encoding L-ribulose-5-phosphate 3-epimerase, whose amino-acid sequence MARPIGIYEKATPKHFSWRERLEFAKDLGFDFVEMSVDESDARLARLEWSKEERLDIVKAIYETGIRIPTICFSGHRRYPLGSNDPTIETKSLNLMKQCIELAQDLGVRTIQLAGYDVYYEEKSPETRARFIKNLRKACDWAEEAQVMLSIEIMDDPFINSIEKYLAVEKEIDSPYLFVYPDTGNVSAWHNDLWSEFYNGHKSIAALHLKDTYAVTETCKGQFRDVPFGQGCVDWEEMFAVIKKTNYKGPFLIEMWSENCETVEETVAAIKEAQAFLYPLIEKAGLR is encoded by the coding sequence ATGGCGCGTCCTATTGGTATTTATGAAAAAGCTACGCCAAAACATTTTTCTTGGCGGGAACGCTTAGAATTTGCAAAAGATTTAGGCTTCGACTTTGTGGAAATGTCTGTGGACGAATCAGATGCTCGCCTTGCTCGGCTGGAGTGGAGCAAAGAAGAGCGTCTAGATATTGTTAAGGCTATTTATGAAACTGGGATTCGGATTCCAACAATTTGTTTCTCTGGACATAGACGTTATCCATTGGGCTCAAACGATCCGACTATTGAAACTAAATCACTTAATCTAATGAAACAATGTATTGAATTGGCTCAGGACCTGGGTGTTCGAACCATTCAATTAGCTGGTTATGACGTTTATTACGAAGAAAAATCACCTGAAACCCGTGCTCGTTTTATCAAAAACCTAAGAAAGGCTTGTGACTGGGCTGAAGAAGCGCAAGTCATGTTATCCATTGAAATTATGGATGATCCTTTTATCAATTCTATTGAAAAATATTTGGCAGTTGAAAAGGAGATAGATTCACCTTACCTCTTTGTTTATCCGGATACAGGGAATGTTTCTGCTTGGCATAATGATTTGTGGAGTGAATTTTACAATGGCCATAAATCTATTGCTGCTCTCCACCTAAAAGATACCTATGCTGTTACAGAAACCTGTAAAGGGCAATTTCGTGACGTTCCCTTTGGTCAAGGGTGTGTTGATTGGGAAGAGATGTTTGCTGTTATCAAGAAGACTAATTACAAGGGGCCTTTCTTGATTGAAATGTGGTCAGAAAATTGTGAGACGGTTGAGGAGACAGTGGCTGCTATCAAAGAAGCCCAAGCCTTCCTTTACCCACTTATTGAAAAAGCGGGATTGAGGTGA
- a CDS encoding PTS sugar transporter subunit IIA, with product MNLKQAFIENNSIRLGLSAESWQEAVKLSVDPLIESGAVLEEYYQAIIDSTEEYGPYYILMPGMAMPHARPEAGVQRDAFSLITLTNPVVFPDGKEVQVLLALAATSSDIHTTVAIPQIIALFDMENSIDRLLACQSSEDVLALVEESKNSPYLEGLDLES from the coding sequence ATGAACTTAAAACAAGCTTTTATCGAGAACAATTCTATTCGACTAGGCCTGTCAGCAGAAAGCTGGCAAGAGGCTGTTAAACTTTCAGTGGATCCCTTAATTGAAAGTGGTGCCGTTTTAGAAGAATATTATCAGGCAATTATTGATTCGACAGAAGAATACGGTCCCTATTATATTTTGATGCCAGGGATGGCCATGCCACACGCAAGGCCCGAAGCAGGTGTGCAAAGAGATGCTTTCTCATTAATTACATTAACCAATCCAGTTGTTTTCCCGGATGGTAAAGAGGTTCAGGTTCTGTTGGCTTTAGCAGCGACTAGCTCTGACATCCACACAACAGTAGCAATCCCTCAAATCATTGCACTATTTGATATGGAAAATTCAATTGATCGTCTTCTAGCATGTCAATCTTCTGAAGATGTTTTGGCTTTAGTAGAAGAATCAAAAAATAGTCCCTATCTTGAAGGTTTGGATTTGGAATCTTAA
- a CDS encoding PTS sugar transporter subunit IIB — MVKILTACGNGMGSSMVIKMKVENALRQLGVTDIQSASCSVGEAKSLAAGYDIVVASNHLIHELDGRTKGHLVGLDNLMDDQEIKEKLSQVL; from the coding sequence ATGGTTAAAATTTTAACAGCATGTGGAAATGGTATGGGATCATCTATGGTTATCAAAATGAAAGTTGAAAATGCTTTACGTCAACTTGGTGTAACGGATATTCAGTCTGCATCTTGTTCAGTCGGTGAAGCAAAAAGCTTAGCAGCGGGTTACGATATTGTGGTTGCTTCTAATCACTTAATTCATGAATTAGATGGTCGGACTAAAGGGCATCTGGTTGGTCTTGATAATTTAATGGATGACCAAGAAATCAAAGAGAAGCTTAGTCAAGTATTGTAA
- a CDS encoding 3-keto-L-gulonate-6-phosphate decarboxylase UlaD, protein MSKHIPNLQVALDHSDLQGAIKAAVSVGHEVDVIEAGTVCLLQVGSELVEVLRSLFPEKIIVADTKCADAGGTVAKNNALRGADWMTCICCATIPTMEAALKAIKEIRGDKGEIQIELYGDWTFEQAQLWLDAGISQAIYHQSRDALLAGETWGEKDLKKVKKLIEMGFRVSVTGGLDVSTLKLFEGVDVFTFIAGRGITESEDPAAAARAFKDEIKRIWG, encoded by the coding sequence GTGTCAAAACATATCCCAAATTTACAAGTTGCTCTAGATCATTCTGATTTGCAAGGAGCTATTAAGGCCGCTGTTTCAGTTGGTCATGAAGTTGATGTTATTGAAGCGGGAACAGTTTGTTTGCTTCAAGTAGGTAGTGAGTTAGTGGAAGTTCTACGGAGTCTTTTCCCTGAAAAAATAATCGTTGCTGACACTAAGTGTGCTGATGCAGGCGGTACGGTCGCTAAAAACAATGCTCTTCGTGGAGCAGACTGGATGACTTGTATTTGTTGTGCTACTATTCCAACTATGGAGGCAGCCCTTAAGGCCATTAAAGAAATTCGTGGCGATAAAGGTGAGATACAAATTGAATTGTATGGAGACTGGACCTTTGAACAAGCACAATTGTGGTTAGACGCAGGGATTTCCCAAGCTATCTATCACCAATCCCGCGATGCTCTTTTAGCTGGTGAAACTTGGGGTGAAAAAGACCTTAAAAAGGTGAAAAAATTGATTGAAATGGGCTTCCGAGTATCAGTAACTGGAGGTCTAGATGTAAGCACCTTGAAGCTTTTTGAAGGGGTTGATGTCTTTACATTTATCGCAGGTCGTGGTATAACTGAGTCAGAAGATCCTGCTGCAGCGGCGCGTGCATTCAAAGACGAAATCAAACGTATTTGGGGGTAA